The following proteins are co-located in the Macadamia integrifolia chloroplast, complete genome genome:
- the ndhD gene encoding NADH-plastoquinone oxidoreductase subunit 4 has product MNSFPWLTIIVVFPISAGSLIFFLPHRGNKVIRWYTLCICLLELLLMTYAFCYHFKFDDPLIQLEEDSKWINIFDFHWRLGIDGLSIGPIFLTGFITTLATLAAWPVTRYSRLFHFLMLAMYSGQIGSFSSRDLFLFFIMWELELIPVYLLLFMWGGKKRLYSATKFILYTAGGSIFLLIGVPGMGLYGSNEPTLNFETSANQSYPVALEILFYFGFLIAYAVKSPIIPLHIWLPDTHGEAHYSTCMLLAGILLKMGAYGLIRINMELLPHAHSIFSPWLMIVGTMQIIYAASTSLSQRNLKKRIAYSSVSHMGFPIIGIASISDTGLNGAVLQIISHGFIGAALFFLAGTSYDRIRLVYLDEMGGIAIPMPKIFTMFSSFSMASLALPGMSGFVAESIVFFGILTSQKYLLMAKILITLVMAIGMILTPIYSLSMSRQMFYGYKLFNAQNSYFFDSGPRELFVSISIFLPVIGIGIYPDFVLSISVDKVEAILFNYFYRF; this is encoded by the coding sequence ACGAATTCTTTTCCTTGGTTAACAATAATTGTAGTTTTTCCGATATCCGCGGGTTCTTTAATTTTCTTTCTTCCTCATAGAGGAAATAAGGTGATTCGCTGGTATACTTTATGTATATGTTTATTAGAACTCCTTCTAATGACCTATGCATTCTGTTATCATTTCAAATTCGACGATCCATTAATCCAGCTCGAGGAGGATTCTAAATGGATTAATATTTTTGATTTTCACTGGAGATTAGGAATTGATGGACTTTCCATAGGACCCATTTTTTTGACGGGCTTCATTACAACTTTAGCTACTTTAGCAGCTTGGCCAGTTACTCGATATTCCCGATTGTTCCATTTCTTGATGTTAGCAATGTACAGCGGTCAAATAGGATCATTTTCTTCTCGAGACCTTTTTCTTTTTTTTATCATGTGGGAGTTAGAATTAATTCCCGTTTATCTACTTCTATTCATGTGGGGGGGGAAGAAACGTCTGTATTCGGCTACAAAGTTTATTTTATACACTGCTGGGGGTTCTATTTTTCTGTTAATAGGAGTTCCGGGTATGGGTTTATATGGTTCCAATGAACCAACATTAAATTTTGAAACATCAGCTAACCAATCATATCCTGTGGCATTAGAAATTTTATTCTATTTTGGATTTCTTATTGCTTATGCTGTCAAATCACCGATTATACCCCTACATATATGGTTACCGGATACCCACGGAGAAGCACATTATAGTACATGTATGCTTCTAGCCGGAATCTTATTAAAAATGGGAGCGTATGGGTTGATTCGGATCAATATGGAATTATTACCCCATGCTCATTCTATATTTTCTCCCTGGTTGATGATAGTAGGCACAATGCAAATAATCTATGCAGCTTCAACATCTCTAAGTCAACGTAACTTAAAAAAGAGAATAGCCTATTCCTCTGTATCTCATATGGGTTTCCCAATTATAGGAATTGCTTCCATAAGTGATACAGGACTCAACGGAGCTGTTTTACAAATAATCTCTCATGGATTTATTGGTGCTGCACTTTTTTTCTTGGCAGGAACGAGTTACGATAGAATACGTCTTGTTTATCTCGACGAAATGGGAGGAATAGCTATTCCAATGCCAAAAATTTTTACGATGTTCAGTAGCTTCTCGATGGCTTCTCTTGCATTGCCGGGAATGAGTGGTTTTGTTGCGGAATCGATAGTATTTTTTGGAATACTTACTAGCCAAAAATATCTTTTAATGGCAAAAATACTAATTACTTTAGTAATGGCAATTGGAATGATATTAACTCCTATTTATTCATTATCTATGTCACGCCAGATGTTCTATGGATACAAGCTATTCAATGCCCAAAACTCTTATTTTTTTGATTCTGGACCACGAGAACTATTTGTTTCGATCTCTATCTTTCTACCTGTAATAGGTATTGGTATTTATCCAGATTTTGTTCTCTCAATATCAGTTGACAAAGTCGAGGCTATTTTATTTAATTACTTTTATAGATTCTAG
- the ccsA gene encoding cytochrome c heme attachment protein, with protein MIFSTFEHILTHISFSVVSIVITIYLMSLLVDGIVELYDSSDKGMITTFFCITGFLITRWISSRHFPLSDLYESLMFLSWSFSIIHIVPKIWNHKNHLSVITAPSAIFTQGFATSGLLTELQQSAILVPALKSQWLMMHVSMMVLSYAALLCGSLLSVALLVITFRKNIEIFGKSNHLLIGSFSFSEIQCMNERNNVLRNTFFLSFRNFHRYQLIQQLDYWSYRVISLGFIFLTIGILSGAVWANEAWGAYWNWDPKETWAFITWTIFAIYLHTRTNKNLQGANSAIVASLGFLIIWICYFGVNLLGIGLHSYGSFTLTSN; from the coding sequence ATGATATTTTCGACTTTCGAACATATATTAACTCATATCTCTTTTTCGGTCGTTTCCATTGTAATTACGATTTATTTGATGAGCCTATTAGTCGATGGAATCGTAGAACTATATGATTCGTCAGACAAAGGCATGATAACTACTTTTTTTTGTATAACAGGATTCTTAATTACTCGTTGGATTTCTTCGAGACATTTCCCATTAAGTGATTTATATGAATCATTAATGTTCCTTTCATGGAGTTTCTCCATTATTCATATAGTTCCTAAAATATGGAACCATAAAAATCATTTAAGCGTAATAACCGCGCCAAGTGCTATTTTTACCCAAGGGTTTGCCACTTCGGGTCTTTTAACTGAATTACAGCAATCCGCAATATTGGTACCTGCTTTAAAATCCCAGTGGTTGATGATGCACGTAAGTATGATGGTATTGAGCTATGCAGCTCTTTTATGCGGATCATTATTATCAGTAGCTCTTCTAGTCATTACATTTCGAAAAAACATAGAGATTTTTGGTAAAAGCAATCATTTATTAATTGGGTCATTTTCCTTTAGTGAGATCCAATGCATGAATGAAAGAAACAATGTTTTACGAAATACTTTTTTTCTTTCCTTTAGAAATTTTCACAGGTATCAATTGATTCAGCAATTGGATTATTGGAGTTATCGTGTCATTAGTCTAGGGTTTATCTTTTTAACCATAGGTATTCTTTCGGGAGCAGTGTGGGCTAATGAAGCATGGGGGGCCTATTGGAATTGGGACCCAAAAGAAACTTGGGCATTTATTACTTGGACTATATTCGCGATTTATTTACATACTCGAACAAATAAAAATTTGCAAGGTGCAAATTCCGCAATTGTGGCTTCCCTAGGATTTCTTATAATTTGGATATGCTATTTTGGAGTCAATCTATTAGGAATAGGGTTACATAGTTATGGTTCATTCACATTAACATCTAATTGA
- the ndhE gene encoding NADH-plastoquinone oxidoreductase subunit 4L, translating into MMLEHVLVLSAYLFSMGIYGLITSRNMVRALMCLELILNAININFVTFSDFFDSRQLKGDIFSIFVIAIAAAEAAIGLAIVSSIFRNRKSTRINQSNLLN; encoded by the coding sequence ATGATGCTCGAACATGTACTTGTTTTGAGTGCTTATTTATTTTCCATGGGTATCTATGGATTGATCACGAGCCGAAATATGGTTAGAGCACTTATGTGTCTTGAACTTATACTGAATGCAATTAATATAAATTTCGTAACATTCTCTGATTTTTTTGATAGTCGCCAATTAAAAGGAGACATTTTCTCAATTTTTGTTATAGCTATTGCAGCCGCTGAAGCGGCCATTGGGTTAGCTATTGTTTCGTCAATTTTTCGAAACAGAAAATCAACTCGTATCAATCAATCGAATTTGTTGAATTGA
- the ndhH gene encoding NADH-plastoquinone oxidoreductase subunit 7, translated as MTVPATRKDLMIVNMGPHHPSMHGVLRLIVTLDGEDVIDCEPVLGYLHRGMEKIAENRTIIQYLPYVTRWDYLATMFTEAITVNGPEQLGNIQVPKRASYIRAIILELSRIASHLLWLGPFMADIGAQTPFFYIFRERELIYDLFEAATGMRMMHNYFRIGGVAADLPHGWIDKCFDFCNYFLTVVAEYQKLITRNPIFLERVEGVGIIGGEEAINWGLSGPMLRASGIQWDLRKVDHYECYDEFDWEVQWQKEGDSLARYLVRISEMTESIKIIQQALERIPGGPYENLEVRRFDRTKDSEWNDFEYRFISKKPSPTFELSKQELYVRVEAPKGELGIFLIGDQSVFPWRWKIRPPGFINLQILPQLVKRMKLADIMTILGSIDIIMGEVDR; from the coding sequence ATGACTGTACCGGCTACAAGAAAAGACCTCATGATAGTCAATATGGGTCCTCACCATCCATCAATGCATGGTGTTCTTCGACTCATCGTTACTCTAGATGGTGAAGATGTTATTGACTGTGAACCCGTATTGGGTTATTTACACAGAGGGATGGAAAAAATTGCAGAAAACCGAACAATTATACAATATCTGCCCTATGTAACACGTTGGGATTATTTAGCTACTATGTTCACAGAGGCAATAACAGTAAATGGACCAGAACAGTTGGGAAACATTCAAGTACCTAAAAGAGCCAGCTATATCAGAGCTATTATTTTGGAGCTAAGTCGTATAGCTTCTCATTTGTTATGGCTCGGTCCTTTTATGGCAGATATCGGTGCACAGACTCCTTTTTTCTATATTTTCAGAGAGAGAGAGTTGATATATGATCTATTTGAAGCTGCCACTGGTATGCGAATGATGCATAATTATTTCCGTATTGGGGGAGTAGCTGCTGATTTACCTCATGGCTGGATAGATAAATGTTTTGATTTCTGCAATTATTTTTTAACAGTGGTTGCTGAATATCAAAAGCTTATTACGCGGAATCCCATTTTTTTGGAACGAGTTGAGGGGGTGGGCATTATTGGTGGAGAAGAAGCAATAAATTGGGGTTTATCAGGACCAATGCTACGAGCTTCCGGAATCCAATGGGATCTTCGTAAGGTTGATCATTATGAATGTTACGACGAATTTGATTGGGAAGTTCAATGGCAAAAAGAAGGAGATTCATTAGCTCGTTATTTAGTACGAATTAGTGAAATGACGGAATCCATAAAAATTATTCAACAGGCTCTGGAAAGAATTCCGGGAGGACCCTATGAAAATTTAGAAGTCCGACGCTTTGATAGAACAAAGGATTCTGAATGGAATGATTTTGAATATCGATTCATTAGTAAAAAGCCTTCTCCCACTTTTGAATTGTCGAAACAAGAACTTTATGTAAGAGTGGAAGCCCCAAAAGGAGAACTGGGAATTTTTCTGATAGGAGATCAGAGTGTTTTTCCTTGGAGATGGAAAATTCGTCCACCGGGTTTTATCAATTTGCAAATTCTTCCTCAGTTAGTTAAAAGAATGAAATTGGCTGATATTATGACAATACTAGGTAGTATAGATATTATTATGGGAGAAGTTGATCGTTGA
- the ndhA gene encoding NADH-plastoquinone oxidoreductase subunit 1 yields the protein MIIDTTETQAINSFSRSESLKETYELIWLLVPIFSPVSGITIGVLVIVWLEREISAGIQQRIGPEYAGPLGILQALADGIKLLFKEDILPARGETRLFSIGPSIAVISILLSYSVIPFSYRLVLADLNIGVFLWISISSIAPIGLLMSGYGSNNKYSFSGGLRAAAQSISYEIPLTLCVLSISLLSNSSSTVDIIEAQSKYGFWGWNLWRQPVGFAVFLISSLAECERLPFDLPEAEEELVAGYQTEYSGIKFGLFYVASYLNLLVSSLFVTILYLGGWNLSIPYIFIPELFKINKAGGVFGTTIGIFITLAKAYLFLFIPITTRWTLPRMRMDQLLNLGWKFLLPISLGNLLLTTSSQLFSL from the exons ATGATAATTGATACGACAGAAACACAAGCTATCAATTCTTTTTCCAGATCGGAATCCTTAAAAGAGACCTATGAGCTCATATGGCTCCTTGTCCCTATTTTTTCTCCTGTATCAGGAATCACTATAGGGGTACTGGTTATTGTGTGGTTAGAAAGAGAAATATCCGCGGGGATACAACAACGTATTGGACCTGAATACGCCGGCCCTTTGGGAATTCTTCAAGCTCTAGCAGATGGAATCAAACTACTTTTCAAAGAGGATATTCTTCCAGCTAGAGGGGAGACTCGTCTATTCAGTATTGGACCATCTATCGCGGTCATATCAATTCTATTAAGTTATTCAGTAATTCCTTTTAGCTATCGTCTTGTTCTAGCCGATCTCAATATAGGTGTTTTTTTATGGATTTCCATTTCAAGTATTGCTCCTATTGGACTTCTTATGTCAGGATATGGATCGAATAATAAATATTCTTTTTCAGGTGGTCTACGAGCTGCTGCTCAATCGATTAGTTATGAAATACCATTAACTCTATGTGTGTTATCAATATCTCTAC TATCTAACAGTTCGAGTACGGTTGATATAATTGAGGCGCAATCCAAATATGGTTTTTGGGGGTGGAATTTGTGGCGGCAACCTGTAGGGTTTGCTGTTTTTCTAATTTCTTCCCTAGCGGAATGTGAGAGATTACCTTTTGATTTACCAGAAGCAGAGGAAGAATTAGTAGCGGGTTATCAAACCGAATATTCGGGTATAAAATTTGGTTTATTTTACGTTGCTTCTTATCTAAATCTACTAGTTTCTTCATTATTTGTAACAATTCTTTATTTGGGGGGTTGGAATCTTTCTATTCCGTACATATTTATTCCCGAGCTTTTCAAAATAAATAAGGCAGGCGGGGTCTTTGGAACGACAATTGGTATCTTTATTACATTAGCTAAAGCTTATTTGTTCCTATTCATTCCTATCACAACAAGATGGACTTTGCCTAGGATGAGAATGGACCAACTATTAAATCTTGGGTGGAAATTTCTTTTACCTATTTCTCTAGGTAATCTATTATTGACAACCTCTTCTCAACTTTTTTCGCTGTAA
- the psaC gene encoding photosystem I subunit VII, which translates to MSHSVKIYDTCIGCTQCVRACPTDVLEMIPWDGCKAKQIASAPRTEDCVGCKRCESACPTDFLSVRVYLWHETTRSMGLAY; encoded by the coding sequence ATGTCACATTCAGTAAAGATTTATGATACATGTATAGGATGTACTCAATGTGTACGAGCTTGCCCCACAGATGTATTAGAAATGATACCTTGGGACGGATGTAAAGCTAAGCAAATTGCCTCTGCTCCAAGAACAGAAGATTGTGTAGGTTGTAAGAGATGTGAATCTGCCTGTCCAACAGATTTCTTGAGTGTTCGGGTTTATTTATGGCATGAGACAACTCGCAGCATGGGTCTAGCTTATTGA
- the rpl32 gene encoding ribosomal protein L32 → MAVPKKRSSMSKKRIRKNIWKKGGYWAALKAFSLAKSLSTGNSKSFFVRQISNQTLD, encoded by the coding sequence ATGGCAGTTCCAAAGAAACGTAGTTCTATGTCAAAAAAGCGTATTCGTAAAAATATTTGGAAAAAGGGGGGGTATTGGGCAGCGTTAAAAGCTTTTTCGTTAGCGAAATCTCTTTCTACCGGAAATTCAAAAAGTTTTTTTGTGCGACAAATAAGTAATCAAACCTTGGACTAA
- the ndhI gene encoding NADH-plastoquinone oxidoreductase subunit I: protein MLPMVTGFMNYGQQTVRAARYIGQSFMITLSHANRLPVTIQYPYEKLITSERFRGRIHFEFDKCIACEVCVRVCPIDLPVVDWRLETDIRKKRLFNYSIDFGICIFCGNCVEYCPTNCLSMTEEYELSIYDRHELNYNQISLGRLPMLVIGDYTIRTITNSTQIKIATGKPLDSKTITNY, encoded by the coding sequence ATGCTCCCTATGGTAACTGGGTTCATGAATTATGGTCAACAAACAGTACGAGCTGCAAGGTACATCGGTCAAAGTTTCATGATTACCTTATCCCATGCAAACCGTTTACCTGTAACTATTCAATATCCTTATGAAAAATTGATCACATCAGAGCGTTTCCGCGGTCGAATCCACTTTGAATTTGATAAATGCATTGCTTGTGAAGTATGTGTTCGTGTATGCCCTATAGATCTACCTGTTGTAGATTGGAGATTGGAAACGGATATTCGAAAGAAACGATTGTTTAATTACAGTATTGATTTCGGAATCTGTATATTTTGCGGTAACTGCGTCGAGTATTGTCCAACAAATTGTTTATCAATGACTGAGGAATATGAACTTTCTATTTATGATCGTCATGAATTGAATTATAATCAAATTTCTTTGGGTCGGTTGCCGATGCTAGTAATTGGGGATTACACAATTCGAACAATTACGAATTCCACTCAAATAAAAATAGCTACAGGAAAACCCCTTGACTCAAAAACGATTACCAATTACTAA
- the ndhF gene encoding NADH-plastoquinone oxidoreductase subunit 5, with protein sequence MEHTYQYAWIIPLLPLPVPMLIGMGLLLVPTATKNLRRMWTFPSVLLLSIVMIFSVDLSIQQINGSSIYQYVWSWTINNDFSLEFGHLIDPLTSIMSILITTVGIMVLIYSDNYMFHDQGYLRFFTYMSFSNASMLGLVTSSNLIQIYIFWELVGMCSYLLIGFWFTRPIAANACQKAFVTNRVGDFGLLLGILGLYWITGSFEFRDLFEIFNNLINNNGVNFLFVILCASFLFVGAVAKSAQFPLHVWLPDAMEGPTPISALIHAATMVAAGIFLVARLLPLFTVIPYIMYLISLIGIITVLLGATLALAQKDIKRSLAYSTMSQLGYTMLALGMGSYRAALFHLITHAYSKALLFLGSGSIIHSMETVVGYSPEKSQNMVFMGGLKKYVPITKNAFFLGTLSLCGIPPFACFWSKDEILNDSWLYSPIFAIIACYTAGLTTFYMFRVYLLTFEGHLNVHFQKYNGKKNSSFYSISIWGKEETKMIKKNFRLSTINNNQRDSFFSKKTYPIDGNVRSMPRPLITNTHFGSKKTFPYPHESDNTMLLPLLILVLFTLFVGFLGIPFGQGGMDLDILSKWLTPSINLLHPNSSNSVNWYEFVTNAIFSLSIVYFGIFIALLLYGPVYSSFQKFELINSIVKMGPKRIFWDKIINIIYSWSYNCGYIDFFYLTTFLSGIRGLAELIYFFDRRVIDGITNGIGVTSFFVGEGVKYIGNGRISSYIFLYLSYVLIFLLIYYLN encoded by the coding sequence ATGGAACATACATATCAATATGCGTGGATTATACCACTCCTTCCACTTCCAGTTCCTATGTTAATAGGAATGGGACTTCTCCTTGTTCCGACGGCAACAAAAAATCTTCGTCGTATGTGGACCTTTCCTAGTGTTTTATTGTTAAGTATAGTTATGATTTTTTCGGTCGATCTGTCTATTCAGCAAATAAATGGCAGTTCTATCTATCAATATGTATGGTCTTGGACCATCAATAATGATTTTTCCTTAGAGTTTGGCCACTTGATCGATCCACTTACTTCTATTATGTCAATCTTAATCACTACTGTTGGAATTATGGTTCTTATTTATAGTGATAATTATATGTTTCATGATCAAGGATATTTAAGATTTTTTACTTATATGAGTTTTTCCAATGCTTCTATGTTGGGATTAGTTACTAGTTCCAATTTAATCCAAATTTATATTTTTTGGGAATTAGTTGGAATGTGCTCCTATCTTTTAATAGGTTTTTGGTTCACACGACCCATTGCAGCAAATGCTTGTCAAAAAGCGTTTGTAACTAATCGTGTAGGAGATTTTGGTTTATTATTAGGAATCTTAGGTCTTTATTGGATAACGGGTAGCTTTGAATTTCGGGATTTGTTCGAAATATTCAATAACTTGATTAATAATAATGGAGTTAATTTTTTATTTGTTATTTTGTGTGCTTCCTTCTTATTCGTCGGTGCAGTTGCTAAATCTGCACAATTCCCACTTCATGTATGGTTACCCGATGCCATGGAAGGTCCTACTCCTATTTCGGCTCTTATACATGCTGCTACTATGGTAGCAGCAGGAATTTTTCTTGTAGCTCGGCTTCTTCCTCTTTTTACAGTCATACCTTACATAATGTATCTAATTTCTTTAATAGGGATAATAACAGTCCTATTAGGAGCTACTTTGGCTCTTGCTCAAAAAGACATTAAGAGAAGTTTAGCCTATTCTACAATGTCTCAATTGGGTTATACTATGTTAGCTTTAGGTATGGGGTCTTATCGAGCTGCTTTATTTCATTTGATCACCCATGCCTATTCTAAAGCATTATTGTTTTTAGGGTCCGGATCCATTATTCATTCAATGGAAACTGTTGTTGGATATTCTCCAGAAAAAAGTCAAAACATGGTTTTTATGGGCGGTTTAAAAAAATATGTGCCAATTACAAAAAATGCTTTTTTTTTAGGTACACTTTCTCTTTGTGGTATTCCGCCTTTTGCTTGTTTTTGGTCCAAAGACGAAATTCTTAATGATAGTTGGTTGTATTCACCGATTTTCGCAATAATCGCTTGTTACACAGCAGGATTAACTACATTTTATATGTTTCGGGTATATTTACTTACTTTTGAGGGACATTTAAACGTCCATTTTCAAAAGTACAACGGCAAAAAAAATAGCTCGTTCTATTCAATATCTATATGGGGCAAAGAAGAAACAAAAATGATTAAAAAAAATTTTCGTTTATCGACAATAAATAATAATCAAAGGGATTCTTTTTTTTCGAAGAAAACATATCCGATTGATGGAAATGTAAGAAGCATGCCGCGACCCCTTATTACTAATACTCATTTTGGGAGTAAAAAGACTTTTCCCTATCCTCACGAATCGGACAATACTATGCTACTGCCTCTACTTATATTGGTCTTATTTACTTTATTCGTTGGATTCCTAGGAATTCCTTTCGGTCAGGGAGGAATGGATTTGGATATATTATCCAAATGGTTAACTCCGTCAATAAATCTTTTACATCCCAATTCGAGTAATTCTGTGAATTGGTATGAGTTTGTTACAAATGCAATTTTTTCTCTTAGTATAGTTTATTTCGGAATATTTATAGCGTTGCTTTTATATGGGCCTGTTTATTCATCTTTCCAGAAATTCGAATTAATTAATTCAATTGTGAAAATGGGTCCTAAGAGAATTTTCTGGGACAAAATTATAAATATTATATACAGTTGGTCATATAATTGTGGGTATATAGATTTTTTTTATCTAACAACTTTCCTTAGTGGTATAAGGGGATTAGCCGAATTAATTTATTTTTTTGATAGACGAGTAATTGATGGAATTACGAATGGTATTGGTGTTACAAGTTTCTTTGTAGGAGAAGGGGTTAAATATATAGGTAATGGGCGAATTTCTTCTTATATTTTCTTGTATTTATCTTATGTATTAATCTTTTTATTAATTTACTATTTAAATTAA
- the ndhG gene encoding NADH-plastoquinone oxidoreductase subunit 6: MDLPGQIHDFLLVFLGSGLILGGLGVVLLTNPIFSAFSLGLVLVCISLFYIPSNSHFVAAAQLLIYVGAINVLIIFAVMFMNGSEYYNDFHLWTVGDGVTSLVCTSIFVSLITTILNTSWYGVIWTTRSNQILEQDLISNGQQIGIHLSTNFFLPFELISIILLVALIGAIAMARQ, translated from the coding sequence ATGGATTTACCTGGGCAAATACATGATTTTCTTTTAGTATTTCTGGGATCAGGTCTTATACTAGGGGGTCTGGGAGTAGTATTACTTACCAATCCCATTTTTTCTGCCTTTTCATTGGGATTGGTTCTTGTTTGTATATCCTTATTCTATATTCCATCGAACTCCCATTTTGTAGCTGCTGCACAGCTCCTTATTTATGTGGGAGCCATAAATGTCTTAATTATATTTGCTGTGATGTTCATGAATGGTTCAGAATATTACAACGATTTCCATCTTTGGACCGTTGGAGATGGGGTCACTTCACTGGTTTGTACAAGTATTTTTGTTTCACTAATTACTACTATCCTAAACACATCATGGTATGGGGTTATTTGGACTACAAGATCAAACCAGATTTTAGAACAAGACTTGATAAGTAATGGTCAACAAATTGGGATTCATTTATCAACAAATTTTTTTCTTCCATTTGAACTCATTTCTATAATTCTTTTAGTTGCTTTAATAGGTGCAATTGCTATGGCGCGTCAGTGA
- the rps15 gene encoding ribosomal protein S15 — MVKNSFISIISQEKEKKEENRGSVEFQILNFTNKIRRLTSHLELHRKDYLSQRGLRKILGKRQRLLAYLSKKNRVRYKQLISQLDIREAKTR; from the coding sequence ATGGTAAAAAATTCATTTATCTCGATTATTTCACAAGAAAAAGAAAAAAAAGAAGAAAACAGAGGATCTGTTGAATTTCAAATATTAAATTTCACCAATAAGATACGGAGGCTTACTTCACATTTGGAATTGCACAGAAAAGACTATTTATCTCAGCGAGGTCTACGGAAAATTTTGGGAAAACGTCAACGACTATTGGCTTATTTGTCAAAGAAAAATAGAGTCCGTTATAAACAATTAATTAGTCAGTTGGATATTCGAGAGGCAAAAACTCGTTAA